Proteins co-encoded in one Bradyrhizobium sp. 170 genomic window:
- a CDS encoding HdeD family acid-resistance protein: MTTYDSSSRMEVSLPAPPFWICVLLGLVMIGAGILVLGDIMLVTLVSTIFIGWVAIIAGAFEIIHAFWTKGWGGFVWQVLLGILYMAFGIVLVGQPVASALILTYVLGMVLLISGFVRILLGISHWREAGWIMLLSGIFGVLAGLVILTGFPMTGLWVLGFLLGVDLISHGIGWLAYAWLPTARTANSA, encoded by the coding sequence ATGACGACATATGACAGTAGCTCGCGCATGGAGGTCAGCCTGCCTGCGCCGCCGTTCTGGATTTGTGTTCTGCTTGGGCTCGTGATGATCGGGGCCGGAATCCTGGTTCTCGGCGACATCATGCTCGTCACCCTTGTCAGCACCATCTTCATCGGCTGGGTTGCCATCATCGCGGGCGCCTTCGAGATCATCCACGCCTTCTGGACCAAGGGATGGGGAGGGTTCGTCTGGCAGGTGCTTCTCGGAATCCTGTACATGGCTTTCGGCATCGTACTGGTGGGCCAACCGGTTGCCAGCGCGCTGATCCTCACCTACGTCCTCGGCATGGTGCTGCTGATTTCGGGTTTCGTTCGCATCCTGCTCGGCATCAGCCACTGGCGAGAAGCAGGCTGGATCATGCTGCTGTCGGGCATATTCGGCGTGTTGGCCGGTCTCGTGATCCTGACGGGATTTCCGATGACGGGGTTGTGGGTCCTCGGATTCCTGCTCGGCGTCGACCTGATATCTCATGGGATCGGGTGGCTGGCCTATGCGTGGCTGCCGACGGCCAGGACAGCCAACAGCGCATAG
- a CDS encoding MFS transporter → MATHSMSIGAIREQARESWVPMIAIALGQMIMSFNVASLPVALGGMVKSFGVPPTTVATGIVAYSMLVAGFVMLGAKLAQRFGALQVFRFAVVLFCASQILMTFSPTATLMIMAQALCGAAGAVIVPSLVALIAENYTGRQQATAVGALGSARAAAGVLAFVIGGVLGTYIGWRPAFGILIAVSAIVFLLSFRLKRDYGRPDVHIDIFGVVLAASAIVLISFGFNNLNGWGLALATANAPFDLLGLSPAPVMIVLGVVLGQAFLMWTHRRQAAGKTPLLALEVIDSPGERCAVYALFAVVALEAALNFSVPLYIQIVQGRSPLATAIAMMPFNLTVFFTAMLIVNVYDRLTPRQIGRYGFILCTIGLVWLAFVVRNDWSEIPVLFGLVLFGIGQGSLVTLLFNVLVTASPKELAGDVGSLRGTTQNLAAAVGTALAGALLVGLLSSIALTSIAANPVLPKEIQSQVDLGNITFVSNDRLRSVMEGTTASPQQVEEAVRVNTEARLRALKIGLLIMAGLALLAIIPAGRLPNYLPGEIPSDAPGSRLRTG, encoded by the coding sequence ATGGCGACGCACTCGATGTCGATCGGAGCAATCCGGGAACAAGCGCGCGAGTCATGGGTGCCGATGATCGCGATCGCACTCGGCCAGATGATCATGTCCTTCAACGTCGCCTCGCTGCCGGTCGCGCTCGGCGGGATGGTGAAAAGCTTCGGTGTGCCGCCGACGACGGTCGCGACCGGCATCGTGGCCTATTCCATGCTGGTGGCCGGCTTCGTCATGCTGGGTGCAAAGCTTGCCCAGCGGTTCGGCGCGCTGCAGGTTTTTCGGTTCGCCGTCGTCCTGTTCTGCGCATCGCAGATATTGATGACGTTCAGCCCGACGGCGACCTTGATGATCATGGCACAGGCGCTTTGCGGCGCGGCGGGCGCTGTCATCGTGCCGTCGCTGGTGGCGCTGATCGCCGAGAACTATACCGGACGGCAACAGGCGACGGCGGTGGGCGCGCTCGGCTCCGCGCGTGCGGCCGCGGGCGTGCTTGCGTTTGTCATCGGCGGCGTGCTCGGCACCTATATCGGCTGGCGCCCGGCGTTCGGAATTCTGATTGCGGTGTCCGCCATCGTTTTCCTGTTGAGCTTCCGTCTCAAGCGCGACTACGGCCGTCCGGATGTGCATATCGATATCTTCGGTGTCGTTCTGGCGGCATCGGCGATCGTTCTCATCAGCTTCGGCTTCAACAATCTGAACGGCTGGGGCCTTGCGCTCGCGACCGCCAATGCGCCGTTCGATCTGCTCGGTCTTTCGCCGGCGCCGGTCATGATCGTTCTCGGCGTCGTGCTCGGGCAGGCATTCCTGATGTGGACACACCGGCGGCAGGCGGCGGGGAAGACGCCGCTGCTGGCGCTCGAGGTGATCGACTCGCCGGGAGAGCGCTGCGCGGTCTATGCGTTGTTTGCCGTGGTCGCGTTGGAAGCTGCGCTGAATTTCTCGGTGCCGCTCTACATCCAGATCGTGCAAGGCCGCTCGCCGCTTGCGACCGCGATTGCGATGATGCCGTTCAATCTGACGGTGTTCTTCACGGCGATGCTGATCGTCAACGTCTACGACCGGCTGACGCCGCGGCAGATCGGCCGCTACGGCTTTATCCTGTGCACGATTGGCCTGGTGTGGCTCGCCTTTGTCGTGCGTAACGACTGGAGCGAGATTCCGGTGCTGTTCGGCCTGGTTCTGTTCGGCATCGGCCAGGGTTCGCTGGTGACGCTGCTGTTCAACGTGCTGGTCACGGCCTCGCCCAAGGAACTGGCGGGCGACGTCGGGTCGTTGCGGGGCACCACGCAAAATCTTGCCGCGGCCGTCGGAACGGCGCTGGCAGGTGCGCTTCTCGTCGGCCTGCTGAGCTCGATCGCGCTGACCAGCATCGCGGCGAACCCGGTGCTGCCGAAGGAAATCCAGAGCCAGGTCGATCTCGGCAACATCACCTTCGTCAGCAACGATCGGCTGCGCAGCGTGATGGAAGGCACGACCGCCTCGCCGCAGCAGGTCGAGGAAGCCGTGCGCGTGAACACCGAGGCGCGGCTGCGCGCGCTGAAGATCGGGCTTCTGATCATGGCCGGCCTTGCGCTGCTGGCAATTATTCCGGCAGGCCGGCTACCGAACTACCTGCCGGGTGAGATTCCGAGCGATGCGCCGGGTAGCCGATTGCGAACGGGTTGA
- the glsA gene encoding glutaminase A: MDLPSISEQTDRPYISTGHLPEPEMVQRLVSDAYMRFRSNGDGQNSQVYPALARVPRELFGVCVAGTSGRVYEAGDTEHKFSIMSVSKPFVFALVCEMIGPEEARARLGANATGLPFNSLAAIEQGGGRTNPMVNAGAIATTSLVPGLTAEGQWQFIRDGLSRFAGRKLSLNEEVYSSASQTNYRNRSIARLLQSYDRIYCDAQQATDLYTRQCSLNVSARDLAVMGATLADGGVNPVSKQRVVDAAVCHYALSVMVTAGLYETSGDWLYDIGLPGKSGIGGGIVAVSPGKGGFGTFAPPLDAAGNSVKGQLAAKFLSQRLGMDLFVSQPEN; the protein is encoded by the coding sequence ATGGACTTGCCCTCGATCTCGGAACAAACAGACCGGCCATACATTTCGACGGGACATCTGCCTGAGCCTGAGATGGTGCAGAGGCTGGTCTCCGATGCGTATATGCGGTTCAGGTCGAACGGCGATGGCCAGAATTCACAAGTGTATCCGGCGCTGGCCCGGGTTCCGAGAGAACTATTCGGGGTCTGCGTCGCGGGCACCAGCGGGCGCGTCTACGAGGCCGGCGACACCGAACATAAATTCTCGATCATGAGCGTGTCGAAGCCGTTCGTGTTCGCGCTGGTTTGCGAGATGATCGGCCCCGAGGAGGCGCGCGCAAGATTGGGGGCGAATGCGACGGGCTTGCCGTTCAATTCGCTCGCCGCCATCGAACAGGGCGGTGGCCGGACCAATCCGATGGTGAATGCGGGCGCGATCGCGACCACAAGCCTCGTGCCGGGCCTGACCGCAGAAGGTCAATGGCAATTCATTCGCGACGGGCTGTCGCGTTTTGCGGGCCGCAAGCTCTCGCTCAACGAAGAGGTCTATAGCTCGGCGTCGCAGACGAACTACCGCAACCGCAGTATCGCCCGGCTGCTGCAGAGCTACGACCGCATCTATTGTGACGCCCAGCAGGCGACCGATCTCTACACCCGGCAGTGTTCGCTGAACGTGAGCGCCAGGGATCTGGCGGTGATGGGCGCGACGCTGGCGGATGGCGGCGTCAATCCCGTCAGCAAACAGCGCGTGGTCGACGCGGCCGTCTGTCACTATGCGCTGTCGGTGATGGTTACCGCGGGATTGTACGAGACTTCGGGCGACTGGCTCTATGACATCGGCCTGCCGGGCAAGAGCGGGATCGGTGGCGGTATTGTCGCGGTCTCTCCGGGCAAGGGCGGCTTTGGCACTTTTGCGCCGCCACTCGACGCGGCCGGCAACAGCGTGAAGGGACAACTGGCGGCAAAATTCCTCTCGCAGCGGCTGGGAATGGATCTGTTCGTATCGCAACCGGAAAACTGA
- a CDS encoding DUF1269 domain-containing protein encodes MSDLVAIIYPSEAKAEEVRQRLFKLQKEYLITISDAVIAVKTEAGPVKLNQLVNTTAVGAVSGSFWGLLIGVIFLNPILGVALGAASGALGGALSDYGLDDAFMKELSTSMQPGNAALFVLIKNMTPDKVLREIKDAGGTVLKTSLDDTKEQQLRDALAKASTEPATPKTNAA; translated from the coding sequence ATGTCAGATCTAGTCGCGATCATCTATCCATCCGAGGCAAAGGCCGAAGAAGTACGGCAGCGTCTGTTCAAGCTGCAGAAGGAATATCTGATCACGATCAGCGATGCCGTGATCGCAGTGAAGACGGAGGCCGGCCCGGTCAAGCTGAACCAGCTCGTCAATACGACAGCCGTAGGCGCCGTATCAGGCAGTTTCTGGGGGCTTCTGATCGGCGTGATCTTCCTCAATCCCATCCTCGGTGTCGCCCTCGGCGCGGCGTCCGGAGCGCTCGGCGGCGCGCTGTCGGACTACGGCCTCGATGACGCCTTCATGAAGGAACTCTCCACAAGCATGCAGCCCGGCAATGCCGCGCTGTTCGTGCTCATCAAGAACATGACCCCTGACAAGGTGCTGCGCGAGATCAAGGATGCAGGGGGCACCGTACTCAAGACATCCCTTGACGATACCAAGGAACAGCAACTTCGCGACGCGCTGGCGAAAGCCAGCACCGAGCCGGCCACGCCCAAAACAAACGCCGCTTGA
- a CDS encoding metallophosphoesterase translates to MLIDPRHGDIEDDAASPGQRSLLAIAGSLLVEISLPKLLFAWTVLLLLPAVLLGLAPLLVSAWLSTLSEKLAALTGIGTALALLAIVAVGWIGWRPLFRIAEVNFWSLNALAVQPGYAFAREALRHLTERMWSKNLTLAGRARLRSANSVGAAIMLSTCAALIAIAAWPASRWTGSWNDLILLHRLAMPTLANAIVLLSAYLAAASLVWGFADASMPQPVDLATFDAAPSGGRRWRVAHLSDLHVIGEQYGFRIESGRAGPRGNGRLDRVLAHLAAIHASDPLDHVLITGDMTDAGRASEWATFLDAIAQHPELAARAVMLPGNHDVNIVDRANPARLDLPFSPGKRLRQIRTLSAMAAVQGHRVRVVDAVGKPTVTLNEALAPHRDAIVALAEHGGLRRAAALRGLFDDQFPMILPPEAEDGLGIAILNSNAETHFSFTNALGLVSVEQTHRFEAAIRHYRAARWIVALHHHVVEYPMPVKAFSERIGTALINGSWFVRRLEALAGRAVVMHGHRHIDWIGACGSLKIISAPSPVMNATDDAATHFYIHTLAAGPDGRLDLLPPERVEIAGENES, encoded by the coding sequence ATGCTGATCGATCCGCGCCACGGCGATATCGAGGACGATGCCGCCAGTCCCGGGCAGCGGTCCCTGCTCGCAATCGCCGGGAGCCTGCTGGTCGAAATCAGTTTGCCCAAACTGCTGTTTGCCTGGACGGTGTTGCTGTTGTTGCCTGCAGTGCTTCTGGGTCTGGCTCCGTTGCTGGTCTCCGCCTGGCTTTCAACCTTGTCGGAAAAGCTTGCCGCACTGACCGGGATCGGCACGGCCCTCGCCTTGCTCGCGATCGTCGCGGTGGGATGGATCGGATGGCGACCGCTGTTCCGGATCGCGGAGGTCAATTTCTGGTCGCTCAATGCGCTCGCCGTACAGCCCGGCTACGCGTTCGCCCGCGAGGCGTTGCGTCATTTGACGGAACGGATGTGGAGCAAGAACCTGACCCTCGCCGGCCGGGCGCGGTTGCGCAGCGCCAACTCGGTCGGCGCAGCTATCATGCTGTCGACATGCGCGGCGCTGATCGCAATTGCGGCGTGGCCTGCCTCGCGCTGGACAGGCAGCTGGAACGACCTGATCTTGCTGCATCGCCTCGCCATGCCGACGCTGGCAAATGCCATCGTGCTGCTGTCGGCATATCTGGCGGCCGCATCGCTGGTTTGGGGATTTGCGGATGCCAGCATGCCGCAGCCCGTCGATCTCGCCACATTCGATGCCGCGCCCTCCGGAGGCCGTCGCTGGCGCGTGGCGCATCTGTCGGACTTGCACGTGATCGGCGAACAATACGGCTTCCGCATCGAAAGCGGACGGGCGGGCCCGCGCGGCAATGGCCGGCTCGATCGGGTCCTGGCGCATCTCGCCGCCATTCATGCGAGCGATCCACTCGATCACGTTCTCATCACCGGCGACATGACCGACGCCGGCCGCGCCAGCGAATGGGCCACGTTCCTCGACGCAATAGCGCAGCATCCGGAACTTGCCGCGCGCGCGGTGATGTTGCCGGGCAATCACGATGTCAACATCGTCGACCGCGCCAATCCGGCCCGGCTCGACCTGCCGTTCAGCCCGGGCAAGCGGTTACGGCAAATCCGCACTTTGTCGGCGATGGCGGCCGTGCAAGGCCATCGCGTGCGCGTGGTCGATGCCGTGGGAAAACCGACCGTAACGCTGAACGAGGCGCTCGCGCCGCACCGCGATGCGATCGTGGCGCTTGCGGAGCATGGCGGCTTGCGCCGTGCAGCGGCGCTGCGTGGCCTGTTCGACGACCAGTTTCCGATGATCCTGCCGCCAGAGGCGGAAGACGGCCTCGGAATAGCCATCCTGAACTCCAATGCAGAGACCCACTTTTCCTTCACCAACGCGCTCGGGCTGGTATCCGTCGAACAGACGCATCGTTTCGAGGCGGCGATCCGCCATTACCGGGCAGCACGCTGGATCGTCGCATTGCACCACCATGTGGTGGAGTATCCCATGCCGGTGAAGGCGTTCTCGGAACGCATCGGTACGGCACTGATCAACGGCAGCTGGTTCGTGCGCAGGCTGGAAGCGCTGGCCGGTCGCGCCGTGGTGATGCACGGCCACCGCCATATCGACTGGATCGGCGCATGCGGTTCGTTGAAGATCATCTCCGCGCCCTCGCCGGTGATGAATGCGACCGACGATGCGGCCACGCATTTCTATATTCACACGCTGGCGGCTGGGCCAGATGGACGGCTTGATCTGCTGCCGCCAGAGCGCGTGGAGATTGCCGGCGAGAACGAATCCTAA
- a CDS encoding AI-2E family transporter, which translates to MGFGLKTTTGIIAAVLVTAALAQASKVFAPLAAALFIIAIVWPIQKQLQSWMPKLAALAITIVATVAICLGFASLAAWGFGRVGRSLVADLPRYQALYSATVTWLDGHGISVAGLWAEHFNVGWLLRATQQVTTRVNTTLSFWVIALVYVMLGLLEVENIRQKIERLDNRTAARVLLDGSTATAEKFRRYLLVRTKMSAVTGLLVGAFAWVTGLPFAFEWGVIAFVLNYIPFIGPFVATLFPTLLAMTQFESWPAVLGVFVCLNVIQFAVGSYIEPRVAGSTLSISPVVVLFSIFFWTFLWGLFGTFIGVPITLAILTFCAAHPSSRWVADLFGGPDQMKPGKP; encoded by the coding sequence ATGGGCTTCGGGCTAAAGACCACCACAGGAATCATCGCGGCGGTGCTGGTCACGGCGGCGCTGGCTCAGGCGAGCAAAGTGTTCGCGCCGCTTGCGGCCGCCCTGTTCATCATCGCGATTGTGTGGCCGATCCAGAAGCAGTTGCAGTCCTGGATGCCAAAGCTTGCCGCGCTGGCGATCACGATCGTTGCGACGGTGGCGATCTGTCTCGGCTTCGCCTCGCTTGCGGCCTGGGGATTTGGTCGCGTGGGACGGTCGCTGGTCGCCGATTTGCCGCGGTACCAGGCGCTTTATTCGGCGACGGTGACGTGGCTGGACGGCCATGGCATCTCGGTCGCGGGGCTCTGGGCCGAACACTTCAACGTCGGCTGGCTGCTGCGCGCGACGCAGCAGGTTACGACCCGCGTCAATACCACGCTCAGCTTCTGGGTGATCGCGCTGGTTTACGTGATGCTCGGGCTTCTCGAAGTCGAGAACATCAGGCAAAAGATCGAGCGGCTGGATAACCGCACGGCAGCCCGCGTGCTGCTCGACGGTAGCACCGCGACCGCGGAGAAATTTCGAAGATACCTGCTGGTGCGGACGAAGATGAGCGCGGTGACCGGTCTGCTGGTCGGCGCATTTGCGTGGGTGACTGGATTGCCGTTCGCATTCGAGTGGGGCGTGATCGCCTTCGTGCTCAACTATATCCCGTTCATCGGTCCTTTCGTCGCAACGCTGTTCCCGACCTTGCTGGCGATGACGCAGTTCGAGAGCTGGCCGGCGGTCCTCGGCGTCTTCGTCTGCCTGAATGTCATTCAGTTCGCGGTCGGCAGCTACATCGAGCCGCGGGTGGCCGGCTCGACGTTGTCGATTTCGCCCGTCGTCGTGCTGTTCTCAATCTTCTTCTGGACGTTCCTGTGGGGCCTGTTCGGCACCTTCATCGGCGTACCGATCACGCTGGCAATTCTGACCTTCTGCGCCGCGCATCCGTCAAGCCGCTGGGTCGCCGATCTGTTCGGCGGACCGGATCAGATGAAGCCGGGCAAACCTTAG
- a CDS encoding caspase family protein encodes MSRFKSTLLRAGLLASLLSFGTGAAFAEAPNADIRNGMQTPPPTDQRVALVIGNSNYQTAPKLANPGNDAQSVAQLLNSAGFEVTQATDLTRSDMVRVVQDFSARVAERGPGTVAMIYYAGHGVQVAGENYLLPVDAKISSPSDLDGNSLRLVDLMGTLESISSRMRIVVLDACRNNPFPEINDAGRGLAIVDAPNGSIVGYSTAPGMEAQDGDGNHSPYTSAFLNVAREPNLPIEQLFKRVRLQVNNATNGRQTPWESSSLTSDFYFFGDTAVAAGRAPDRRPIMQAAANLPSRSVRQAYDYVLSEGSPEHYEEFIRLYPHDPLCDRIRVLLGNLQVAKAWHKAVLANSPFAYKTFHDNYSNSPYAQSALKLQGAPKAVHLMQFTHLAKQSPSFKPANFGHTPTLGISKGNLGAQAHMPSPSKIVTLPAKGMTTINPANGGNNNGIPGKVTTLPGKINPTPVNAGNPGKVTTLPGKINANPVNAGKGTTFPGKINNRVTTRPMVTTRPMVKTAPRHFSSGMGSGRFSQSFAGPSRGSFGGGRSFGGGGFGRR; translated from the coding sequence ATGTCCCGTTTTAAGTCAACGCTATTGCGCGCCGGTCTCCTGGCAAGCCTGTTGAGCTTCGGCACCGGCGCAGCTTTCGCCGAAGCCCCCAATGCCGATATCCGCAACGGCATGCAAACGCCGCCGCCAACGGACCAGCGCGTCGCGCTGGTGATCGGCAATTCGAATTACCAGACCGCGCCAAAGCTCGCCAATCCCGGCAACGACGCGCAATCGGTGGCGCAGCTTTTGAATTCCGCGGGTTTCGAGGTCACCCAGGCGACCGACCTGACGCGCAGCGACATGGTCAGGGTCGTGCAGGACTTCTCCGCCAGGGTCGCCGAGCGCGGCCCCGGCACCGTCGCGATGATCTATTATGCCGGCCACGGCGTGCAGGTGGCGGGCGAGAACTATCTGCTTCCGGTCGATGCAAAAATCTCTTCGCCGTCCGATCTCGACGGCAATTCGCTGCGGCTGGTCGACCTGATGGGCACGCTGGAATCCATCTCGAGCCGGATGCGCATCGTCGTGCTCGACGCCTGCCGCAACAATCCGTTCCCGGAGATCAACGATGCGGGACGGGGTCTTGCCATCGTCGACGCGCCGAACGGATCGATCGTCGGTTACTCGACCGCGCCGGGCATGGAAGCGCAGGACGGCGACGGCAACCACAGCCCGTATACCTCGGCCTTCCTGAATGTCGCGCGCGAACCGAACCTGCCGATCGAGCAGTTGTTCAAGCGAGTCCGGCTCCAGGTGAACAACGCGACCAACGGCCGTCAGACGCCGTGGGAAAGCTCGTCGCTGACCTCCGATTTCTATTTCTTCGGCGATACGGCGGTTGCCGCCGGCCGCGCGCCGGATCGCCGCCCGATCATGCAGGCCGCGGCTAATCTGCCGTCGCGTTCGGTGCGCCAGGCCTATGACTACGTACTGTCGGAAGGCTCGCCCGAGCATTATGAGGAGTTCATCCGGCTCTACCCGCATGACCCGCTATGCGACCGCATCCGCGTGTTGCTCGGCAACCTGCAGGTGGCAAAGGCGTGGCACAAGGCGGTGCTCGCGAACTCGCCCTTCGCCTACAAGACGTTCCACGACAATTATTCCAACAGCCCCTACGCCCAGTCTGCGCTGAAGCTGCAGGGTGCGCCGAAGGCGGTGCATCTGATGCAGTTCACGCATCTGGCGAAGCAGTCGCCGTCGTTCAAGCCGGCGAACTTCGGCCACACGCCGACGCTGGGCATCTCCAAGGGCAATCTTGGCGCTCAGGCTCATATGCCCTCGCCGTCGAAGATCGTTACGCTGCCCGCCAAGGGCATGACGACGATCAACCCGGCCAATGGCGGCAACAACAACGGCATTCCAGGCAAGGTCACCACCCTGCCCGGCAAGATCAACCCCACGCCCGTCAATGCGGGCAACCCCGGCAAGGTGACGACACTGCCCGGCAAGATCAACGCCAATCCCGTCAACGCCGGCAAGGGCACGACCTTCCCCGGCAAGATCAACAACCGGGTCACCACCAGACCCATGGTCACGACCAGGCCTATGGTCAAGACCGCGCCGCGTCATTTCAGCAGTGGCATGGGCAGCGGACGTTTCAGCCAGAGCTTCGCAGGCCCATCCCGCGGGTCGTTCGGCGGCGGCCGTTCATTCGGCGGCGGCGGCTTCGGGCGGCGCTGA
- a CDS encoding threonine/serine dehydratase produces MPESIQNPPIGAADIEAAAKVVAPFAVRTPLLSFPVLNERVGTKVFLKPEMLQRTGSFKFRGAFNKLASIPQDKRSGGVVAFSSGNHAQGVAAAAQILHMQATIVMPADSPVTKRERTKGYGAEVVLYDRDREDREAIANGIASKRGATLVRPYDDPFVIAGQGTAGREIAEDMAALGLVPDIVVAPASGGGLIAGVATAVKAKFPQAQVIVAEPKDYDDHGLSLRAGHREAHHAAGRTICDALMAAMPGELTFSINSKLLANGVIASDEEVGAAVAYAYRELKLVVEPGGAVGLAALLAGRIDARGKNVVIVLSGGNVDADLFAKLVA; encoded by the coding sequence ATGCCAGAATCCATCCAAAATCCACCCATTGGCGCGGCCGATATCGAGGCCGCCGCCAAGGTGGTCGCGCCCTTTGCGGTGCGGACGCCGCTGTTGTCGTTCCCCGTTCTCAATGAACGCGTCGGTACCAAGGTCTTCCTGAAGCCCGAAATGCTGCAGCGGACCGGATCGTTCAAGTTCCGCGGCGCCTTCAACAAGCTGGCCTCGATCCCGCAGGACAAGCGCAGCGGCGGGGTGGTCGCGTTCTCTTCCGGTAACCACGCCCAGGGCGTGGCGGCGGCGGCGCAGATCCTGCACATGCAGGCGACCATCGTGATGCCTGCTGATTCGCCCGTCACCAAGCGCGAGCGCACCAAGGGCTATGGCGCCGAGGTGGTGCTATACGACCGCGACAGGGAAGACCGCGAAGCCATCGCCAACGGCATTGCCAGCAAGCGTGGCGCGACGCTGGTGCGCCCCTATGACGATCCCTTTGTGATCGCCGGACAAGGCACCGCGGGCCGCGAGATCGCCGAGGACATGGCGGCGCTCGGGCTCGTCCCCGATATCGTGGTGGCGCCGGCATCGGGCGGCGGGCTGATCGCCGGCGTTGCGACGGCGGTGAAGGCAAAGTTTCCGCAAGCGCAGGTGATCGTCGCCGAGCCCAAGGACTATGATGATCACGGCCTGTCGCTGCGCGCAGGCCACCGCGAGGCCCACCACGCCGCCGGCCGCACCATCTGCGATGCGCTGATGGCAGCGATGCCGGGCGAACTCACCTTCTCGATCAACAGCAAGCTGCTGGCGAATGGCGTGATCGCGTCCGACGAGGAAGTCGGCGCGGCAGTCGCCTATGCCTATCGGGAATTGAAGCTGGTGGTCGAGCCCGGCGGCGCCGTCGGTCTTGCCGCACTGCTGGCCGGCCGCATCGACGCCAGGGGCAAGAACGTCGTCATCGTGCTCTCCGGCGGCAATGTCGACGCGGACCTGTTCGCCAAGCTGGTCGCCTGA
- a CDS encoding glycosyltransferase family 1 protein codes for MTHILVATDAWHPQVNGVVRTLTMMAEAAKGFGVEVSFLTPQSFRTFAMPSYPDLRLALPYPAKIARLIEAAKPDSIHIATEGPIGLLVRRYCRKRGLPFTTSFHTRFPEYVSARSPIPESWVWRALRAFHRPSQAVMAATPALAAELRIRGFRNVVLWSRGVDTSLFHPRSADLCLPMPVFLCVGRVAVEKNLEAFLDLDLPGTKLIVGDGPARAALERRYPDAVFLGARHGEELAEIYAASDIFVFPSKTDTFGLVLLEALASGLPVAAFPVTGPRDVIGSALVGVLDEDLRAACLEALQVSREDCVEFAAGYSWQASARVFVEHALNVRPVLSEGEEAEFVADNPHLVA; via the coding sequence ATGACACATATCCTGGTCGCAACCGATGCGTGGCATCCCCAGGTCAACGGGGTGGTTCGCACGCTGACCATGATGGCAGAGGCGGCCAAGGGATTTGGCGTCGAGGTGAGTTTCCTGACGCCGCAATCGTTCCGCACTTTTGCGATGCCGAGCTATCCCGATCTGCGGCTGGCGCTGCCGTATCCGGCAAAAATCGCGCGACTGATCGAAGCGGCAAAGCCGGACAGCATTCATATCGCGACCGAAGGCCCGATCGGGCTATTGGTGCGGCGCTATTGCCGCAAGCGCGGCCTGCCGTTCACCACGAGCTTTCACACCCGCTTTCCGGAATATGTATCGGCGCGTTCGCCGATTCCGGAATCCTGGGTATGGCGGGCGCTGCGCGCCTTCCACCGGCCGAGCCAGGCGGTGATGGCGGCAACGCCGGCGCTGGCGGCCGAATTGCGCATTCGCGGCTTTCGCAACGTGGTGCTGTGGTCGCGTGGCGTCGATACCTCGCTGTTTCATCCGCGCAGCGCTGACCTCTGCCTGCCGATGCCGGTGTTCCTCTGCGTCGGGCGCGTCGCGGTCGAAAAGAATCTCGAGGCCTTCCTCGACCTCGATTTGCCCGGCACCAAGCTCATCGTCGGCGACGGGCCGGCGCGCGCGGCGCTGGAGCGGAGATATCCTGATGCCGTCTTCCTGGGCGCCAGGCACGGCGAGGAACTGGCCGAAATCTACGCGGCCTCCGACATTTTCGTATTTCCCAGCAAGACCGACACGTTTGGCCTGGTGCTGCTGGAGGCGCTGGCCAGCGGCCTGCCGGTTGCCGCCTTTCCGGTCACCGGTCCGCGCGACGTGATCGGCTCGGCGCTGGTCGGCGTCCTGGACGAGGACCTGCGCGCGGCCTGCCTGGAGGCGCTGCAGGTTTCGCGGGAAGATTGCGTCGAATTCGCCGCTGGCTACAGCTGGCAGGCCTCTGCGCGGGTTTTTGTCGAGCATGCCCTGAATGTTCGCCCAGTCCTGTCCGAAGGCGAGGAGGCCGAATTTGTGGCTGATAATCCGCATCTCGTGGCCTGA